From Ficedula albicollis isolate OC2 chromosome 5, FicAlb1.5, whole genome shotgun sequence, one genomic window encodes:
- the ZC2HC1C gene encoding zinc finger C2HC domain-containing protein 1C isoform X1: MEGMYRFIGSRKVTKLVLILIITPVCSLHALTVRRRFVQFWIKLFVMASNVRLFLRHCMAFPPVAPEVTATKFSPGSQLKHQKNNFQHGFILDKEESSKDLYSQKNQRYSYSMSSESTQDRPRHGGFWSGGLESKDLISQACTLSAKSLGRHKEGVDRAYPLQPISHHKSARAPLLNTGSSPHVQEAPNHRSSSISKGMVSAGRSQLAAVLCPWTGELEPSVPHLYRRELANVLKLEADRRNLEEAIQKKKALLGEKLKRTEETLRRIQRERELIKVEKRRESEVERTSEQKATRNPEEKTFRAADKPGVGIFSGTQSAEDTIPKPGTTLHPQELAVGKLKEWLVATKYDKTNNSKIQDNIPMEHSASCSKLAPKHSLSVSALSDQDSDDHPSAEMLYTQAASAVEQEDFGQCSFCKRKFLCTRLEKHMNICSKNQDSKRKVFDSSKARTRGTELEQYQQRKGLRSPQSKTPPRKSNWKQKHEALIHTLSQARQVQQILAKGSKVSDLPPLPPIENPDYVACTYCGRKFAPRVAERHIPKCKNIKNRPPPPPQRRR; this comes from the exons ATGGAAGGAATGTATAGATTTATAGGCAGCAGAAAAGTTACAAAACTTGTACTAATACTTATTATAACCCCTGTCTGCAGCCTCCATGCATTAACTGTTAGGAGAAGATTTGTCCAGTTTTGGATAAAATTGTTTGTAATGGCTTCTAATGTCAGGCTCTTTCTCAGGCACTGCATGGCTTTTCCACCGGTGGCTCCTGAGGTGACAGCTACTAAGTTTTCTCCTGGGTCCCAGCTGAAACACCAGAAGAACAACTTTCAGCATGGATTCATACTTGACAAAGAGGAAAGTTCAAAAGATCTCTACTCACAAAAGAACCAAAGATATTCCTATTCTATGTCTTCAGAAAGCACTCAGGACAGGCCCAGGCATGGAGGCTTCTGGTCAGGTGGACTAGAGAGCAAGGATCTCATCAGCCAGGCCTGTACTCTGTCAGCTAAATCATTAGGCAGACATAAAGAAGGAGTGGACCGTGCATATCCCCTACAACCAATTTCTCACCACAAGAGTGCAAGAGCTCCACTGCTCAACACTGGAAGTTCCCCACATGTGCAGGAAGCTCCAAATCATAGATCAAGCTCAATAAGCAAAGGGATGGTTTCAGCAGGGAGGTCTCAGTTagctgcagtgctctgccctTGGACAGGAGAGCTTGAACCATCAGTTCCCCATCTATACAGGAGAGAGCTGGCCAATGTCCTAAAGCTGGAGGCAGATAGAAGGAACCTAGAAGAGgcaattcaaaagaaaaaggctcTTCTTGGAGAGAAGCTAAAGAGGACAGAGGAGACACTTAGGAGAATTCAAAGAGAGAGGGAGCTTATTAAGgtagagaagagaagagaaagtgaAGTGGAGAGGACCAGTGAGCAAAAGGCCACAAGGAACCCTGAAGAGAAAActttcagagctgcagacaaGCCAGGTGTTGGGATCTTCAGTGGGACACAGTCTGCAGAGGACACTATCCCCAAGCCTGGCACCACTCTCCACCCCCAAGAGCTGGCAGTGGGCAAACTCAAGGAGTGGCTGGTGGCCACAAAAtatgacaaaacaaacaacagcaaaatacaAGACAACATACCCATGGAGCATTCAGCTTCTTGTTCAAAACTGGCCCCAAAACATAGTCTTTCTGTCTCTGCCCTCTCAGACCAAGATTCTGATGACCACCCATCAGCAGAGATGCTATACACGcaggctgccagtgctgtggagcaggaggaCTTTGGACAGTGCAGCTTCTGCAAACGTAAGTTTCTCTGCACAAGGCTCGAGAAACACATGAATATCTGCAGCAAGAACCAAGACTCCAAGAGGAAAGTGTTTGACTCCAGCAAGGCCAGAACTAGGGGAACAGAACTGGAACAGTATCAGCAGAGGAAGGGCTTAAGGAGTCCTCAG AGTAAAACACCACCCAGAAAGAGCAACTGGAAACAGAAGCACGAGGCTCTCATCCACACCCTGTCGCAGGCCCGCCAGGTGCAGCAGATCCTCGCTAAGGGGAGCAAGGTGTCTGACCTGCCCCCATTGCCTCCCATCGAAAATCCAGACTATGTTGCCTGCACCTACTGCGGACGCAAGTTTGCCCCCCGAGTAGCTGAGAGGCACATCCCCAAATGCAAAAACATAAAGAATAGGCCCCCACCTCCACCACAGAGGAGGCGCTGA
- the ZC2HC1C gene encoding zinc finger C2HC domain-containing protein 1C isoform X2, with product MAFPPVAPEVTATKFSPGSQLKHQKNNFQHGFILDKEESSKDLYSQKNQRYSYSMSSESTQDRPRHGGFWSGGLESKDLISQACTLSAKSLGRHKEGVDRAYPLQPISHHKSARAPLLNTGSSPHVQEAPNHRSSSISKGMVSAGRSQLAAVLCPWTGELEPSVPHLYRRELANVLKLEADRRNLEEAIQKKKALLGEKLKRTEETLRRIQRERELIKVEKRRESEVERTSEQKATRNPEEKTFRAADKPGVGIFSGTQSAEDTIPKPGTTLHPQELAVGKLKEWLVATKYDKTNNSKIQDNIPMEHSASCSKLAPKHSLSVSALSDQDSDDHPSAEMLYTQAASAVEQEDFGQCSFCKRKFLCTRLEKHMNICSKNQDSKRKVFDSSKARTRGTELEQYQQRKGLRSPQSKTPPRKSNWKQKHEALIHTLSQARQVQQILAKGSKVSDLPPLPPIENPDYVACTYCGRKFAPRVAERHIPKCKNIKNRPPPPPQRRR from the exons ATGGCTTTTCCACCGGTGGCTCCTGAGGTGACAGCTACTAAGTTTTCTCCTGGGTCCCAGCTGAAACACCAGAAGAACAACTTTCAGCATGGATTCATACTTGACAAAGAGGAAAGTTCAAAAGATCTCTACTCACAAAAGAACCAAAGATATTCCTATTCTATGTCTTCAGAAAGCACTCAGGACAGGCCCAGGCATGGAGGCTTCTGGTCAGGTGGACTAGAGAGCAAGGATCTCATCAGCCAGGCCTGTACTCTGTCAGCTAAATCATTAGGCAGACATAAAGAAGGAGTGGACCGTGCATATCCCCTACAACCAATTTCTCACCACAAGAGTGCAAGAGCTCCACTGCTCAACACTGGAAGTTCCCCACATGTGCAGGAAGCTCCAAATCATAGATCAAGCTCAATAAGCAAAGGGATGGTTTCAGCAGGGAGGTCTCAGTTagctgcagtgctctgccctTGGACAGGAGAGCTTGAACCATCAGTTCCCCATCTATACAGGAGAGAGCTGGCCAATGTCCTAAAGCTGGAGGCAGATAGAAGGAACCTAGAAGAGgcaattcaaaagaaaaaggctcTTCTTGGAGAGAAGCTAAAGAGGACAGAGGAGACACTTAGGAGAATTCAAAGAGAGAGGGAGCTTATTAAGgtagagaagagaagagaaagtgaAGTGGAGAGGACCAGTGAGCAAAAGGCCACAAGGAACCCTGAAGAGAAAActttcagagctgcagacaaGCCAGGTGTTGGGATCTTCAGTGGGACACAGTCTGCAGAGGACACTATCCCCAAGCCTGGCACCACTCTCCACCCCCAAGAGCTGGCAGTGGGCAAACTCAAGGAGTGGCTGGTGGCCACAAAAtatgacaaaacaaacaacagcaaaatacaAGACAACATACCCATGGAGCATTCAGCTTCTTGTTCAAAACTGGCCCCAAAACATAGTCTTTCTGTCTCTGCCCTCTCAGACCAAGATTCTGATGACCACCCATCAGCAGAGATGCTATACACGcaggctgccagtgctgtggagcaggaggaCTTTGGACAGTGCAGCTTCTGCAAACGTAAGTTTCTCTGCACAAGGCTCGAGAAACACATGAATATCTGCAGCAAGAACCAAGACTCCAAGAGGAAAGTGTTTGACTCCAGCAAGGCCAGAACTAGGGGAACAGAACTGGAACAGTATCAGCAGAGGAAGGGCTTAAGGAGTCCTCAG AGTAAAACACCACCCAGAAAGAGCAACTGGAAACAGAAGCACGAGGCTCTCATCCACACCCTGTCGCAGGCCCGCCAGGTGCAGCAGATCCTCGCTAAGGGGAGCAAGGTGTCTGACCTGCCCCCATTGCCTCCCATCGAAAATCCAGACTATGTTGCCTGCACCTACTGCGGACGCAAGTTTGCCCCCCGAGTAGCTGAGAGGCACATCCCCAAATGCAAAAACATAAAGAATAGGCCCCCACCTCCACCACAGAGGAGGCGCTGA